A stretch of Comamonadaceae bacterium M7527 DNA encodes these proteins:
- the glmU gene encoding bifunctional UDP-N-acetylglucosamine diphosphorylase/glucosamine-1-phosphate N-acetyltransferase GlmU produces MSSQSSSSSVTPPQHLPLDVVVMAGGKGTRMRSAKPKVLQLLAGRALLDHVLDCAQGLQARSAVVVTGHQAELVQAAVQARAATLPTQCVLQQPQMGTGHAVQQAIPALADDGLTLVLSGDVPLTQAHTLQALTVLANHNTMALLSVRLANPTGYGRVLRNANGEVQAIVEEKDATDAQRAVTEVYSGIMAVPSKWLKAALGRLTNNNAQGEYYLTDVVAMAVADNLGVAAHCIDHAWQVAGVNSPQQLAELERTYQGLKADALMREGVRLADPARIDIRGHLKVGQDVDIDVNCVFYGDVTIGSNVRIGANCVIANCAIADNAVINPFTHIDGERAGASVGTGALVGPFARLRPGAQLGADVHIGNFVEVKNSSLAAGAKANHLAYLGDAQVGERVNYGAGSITANYDGANKHKTVIEADVHVGSNCVLVAPVTIGAGGTVGAGSTITKDTAPAALSVARGKQLSIANWARPKKT; encoded by the coding sequence ATGTCGTCTCAATCAAGTTCATCGTCAGTTACACCACCACAACACTTGCCCCTGGACGTGGTGGTGATGGCTGGAGGCAAAGGCACGCGCATGCGCAGTGCCAAACCAAAAGTATTGCAGTTACTGGCCGGACGCGCTTTGCTGGACCATGTACTGGACTGCGCGCAAGGTCTTCAGGCGCGCAGCGCCGTGGTGGTAACAGGCCATCAGGCCGAGCTGGTGCAAGCCGCCGTGCAGGCGAGGGCGGCAACGCTGCCTACCCAATGCGTGCTGCAGCAGCCCCAGATGGGCACAGGTCATGCGGTGCAACAGGCTATACCCGCATTGGCAGACGATGGCCTGACCCTGGTGCTGTCTGGCGATGTGCCACTCACCCAGGCGCACACCTTGCAAGCGCTTACAGTGCTGGCCAACCACAACACCATGGCATTGCTGAGCGTGCGTTTGGCAAACCCCACGGGCTATGGGCGTGTGCTGCGCAACGCCAATGGTGAGGTGCAAGCCATTGTGGAAGAAAAAGACGCCACCGATGCGCAACGCGCTGTGACCGAGGTGTACAGCGGCATCATGGCGGTGCCGTCAAAGTGGCTCAAGGCAGCATTGGGGCGCTTGACCAACAACAACGCCCAGGGTGAGTACTACCTCACCGACGTGGTGGCCATGGCCGTTGCCGACAACTTGGGCGTGGCCGCGCACTGCATAGACCACGCTTGGCAAGTGGCTGGCGTGAACAGCCCGCAGCAGCTCGCTGAGCTGGAGCGCACCTACCAGGGCCTCAAGGCCGATGCGCTGATGCGCGAGGGTGTGCGTTTGGCAGACCCTGCACGCATTGATATACGTGGCCACTTGAAGGTGGGGCAAGACGTGGATATTGACGTGAACTGCGTGTTTTACGGCGACGTCACCATTGGCAGCAATGTGCGCATTGGCGCCAACTGCGTGATTGCCAACTGTGCCATTGCCGACAACGCTGTCATAAATCCCTTTACCCACATTGACGGCGAGCGAGCTGGTGCGAGCGTTGGCACAGGTGCATTGGTAGGCCCATTCGCACGTTTGCGCCCAGGCGCACAACTGGGTGCTGACGTGCACATTGGCAACTTTGTCGAGGTGAAAAACTCAAGCCTGGCCGCCGGCGCCAAAGCCAACCACTTGGCCTATCTTGGCGATGCCCAGGTGGGCGAGCGCGTGAACTATGGCGCGGGCAGCATTACTGCCAACTACGACGGTGCCAACAAGCACAAAACCGTTATCGAGGCCGATGTGCATGTGGGTAGCAACTGCGTGTTGGTCGCGCCCGTCACCATAGGCGCAGGCGGCACCGTAGGCGCAGGCTCCACCATCACCAAAGACACCGCGCCTGCTGCCTTGAGTGTGGCCCGGGGCAAGCAATTGAGCATTGCCAATTGGGCGCGCCCCAAGAAGACTTAG
- a CDS encoding DUF6279 family lipoprotein, whose product MLFAALLLAGCSAIGLAYQQLPNLSYWWLDDYFDFNSAQSAQVRNGLDRVAQWHQQTQPELYAQLLDQASAMATTNFTAQQACQWLSDATQRANDIAAQVAPLAVPIMASLEPRQLAHYQAYIDQRNAQWRDEQLDGTPQDRLNFRLERSVKQLKRFYGSVTSEQEANVAQLLAASDYQPEQGFERRLANQARVYAWLQDVSGAQADSHAQHAQALQTLWATSMQWPAARQLRWCQQLVDIHNIMTPAQQQTARDTLAAYARDLRDLK is encoded by the coding sequence ATGCTATTTGCCGCCCTGCTATTGGCAGGCTGCAGCGCCATAGGCCTGGCCTACCAACAACTGCCCAACCTGAGTTACTGGTGGCTGGACGACTACTTTGACTTCAACTCGGCGCAAAGCGCACAAGTGCGCAACGGACTGGACCGCGTGGCCCAGTGGCACCAGCAAACCCAGCCAGAGCTATACGCCCAACTGCTAGACCAAGCCAGTGCAATGGCCACCACAAACTTTACCGCACAGCAAGCCTGCCAGTGGTTGAGCGACGCCACCCAACGCGCCAACGACATAGCCGCTCAGGTAGCGCCCTTGGCTGTACCCATCATGGCCAGTCTTGAGCCCAGGCAGCTTGCCCACTACCAAGCCTACATAGACCAGCGCAACGCCCAATGGCGCGATGAGCAGCTGGATGGCACACCACAGGACCGCTTGAACTTCAGGCTTGAGCGCAGCGTCAAGCAGCTCAAGCGCTTTTACGGCAGCGTCACCTCAGAGCAAGAGGCCAATGTTGCACAGTTGCTGGCGGCCAGCGACTACCAACCCGAGCAAGGCTTTGAGCGCAGACTGGCCAACCAGGCCCGTGTCTACGCCTGGCTGCAAGACGTATCTGGCGCACAAGCCGACAGCCATGCCCAACACGCACAAGCGCTGCAAACACTGTGGGCCACCAGCATGCAATGGCCTGCCGCGCGACAACTGCGCTGGTGCCAGCAGTTGGTAGATATTCACAACATCATGACGCCTGCGCAACAACAAACGGCCAGAGACACACTGGCCGCCTATGCAAGAGACCTGCGAGACTTGAAATAG
- a CDS encoding MBL fold metallo-hydrolase, translating into MSKAFASQADLDAKTITFEQLSAHCWAYTAEGDPNSGVIIGDDAIMVCDTTATPAMAQDLIANIRTVSDKPIKYVLLTHYHAVRVLGASAYKAEGATEVIASQGTLELIRERGAQDMQSEMERFPRLFQGADSVPGLTWPTLVVGGGNPVAGEVPGAITLDLGGVRVKVWHPGPGHTKGDTIAWVEEEGVLYSGDLVEYEAGVYTGDAQLEEWPATLEALRALNAKALVPGRGQAMKGNADVNKALDYTKRWVQTLFKCGQEAAAQKMDLKAAMAHTRKAMDPVFGHVFIYEHCLPFDVTRAFDEAQGIKHPRIWTAARDKEMWDALQG; encoded by the coding sequence ATGAGTAAAGCATTCGCCAGCCAGGCCGACCTTGATGCCAAAACCATCACCTTTGAGCAGTTGTCTGCCCATTGCTGGGCCTATACCGCCGAGGGTGACCCCAACAGCGGTGTGATTATTGGCGACGATGCCATCATGGTGTGCGACACCACCGCCACGCCGGCCATGGCGCAAGACTTGATTGCCAACATCCGCACGGTAAGCGACAAGCCAATCAAGTATGTATTGCTCACGCACTACCATGCTGTGCGTGTATTGGGCGCAAGCGCCTACAAGGCTGAGGGCGCAACAGAAGTGATTGCCAGCCAAGGCACGCTAGAGCTGATCCGCGAGCGTGGGGCGCAAGATATGCAAAGCGAGATGGAGCGCTTTCCGCGTTTATTCCAAGGTGCAGATTCTGTGCCTGGCTTGACGTGGCCCACTTTGGTGGTGGGCGGCGGCAACCCCGTGGCAGGCGAAGTGCCCGGTGCTATCACGCTGGACTTGGGCGGTGTGCGCGTAAAAGTGTGGCACCCAGGCCCAGGCCACACCAAAGGTGACACCATTGCCTGGGTAGAAGAAGAGGGCGTGCTGTACAGCGGTGACTTGGTGGAATATGAGGCGGGCGTTTACACCGGTGACGCACAGCTAGAGGAGTGGCCGGCCACGCTAGAGGCCTTGCGCGCACTCAACGCCAAAGCCCTGGTGCCCGGACGCGGCCAGGCCATGAAGGGCAACGCCGACGTGAACAAAGCCTTGGACTACACCAAGCGCTGGGTACAAACCTTGTTCAAGTGCGGCCAGGAAGCCGCCGCACAAAAGATGGACCTCAAAGCCGCCATGGCCCACACCCGCAAAGCCATGGACCCTGTTTTTGGCCATGTGTTTATTTATGAGCACTGCTTGCCTTTTGACGTGACCCGCGCCTTTGACGAAGCCCAAGGCATTAAGCACCCACGCATTTGGACCGCTGCGCGCGACAAAGAGATGTGGGATGCGTTGCAGGGCTAG
- a CDS encoding TetR/AcrR family transcriptional regulator yields the protein MARPKSASHDLKREAILDVAAQCFAEQSYPSASMNDIALACGTSKARLYHYYEGKEAILFDLLDRYTQHLLALVGETEARAQRRNLSETEALHELIRVFLTEYENSATRHTSLLADTKFLSPTQFDHIRKRQRDVVAAFTRFLKRAYPKRVTKANETALTMMLFGMINWTFTWLRPGGPLSYANFAEEVVRMIEGGLGEAKHTSA from the coding sequence ATGGCCAGACCAAAGTCCGCATCTCATGACCTCAAACGCGAAGCTATTCTTGACGTAGCCGCGCAGTGCTTTGCCGAGCAAAGCTACCCCAGTGCCAGCATGAACGATATTGCCTTGGCCTGTGGCACCAGCAAGGCCCGCCTGTACCACTACTACGAGGGTAAAGAGGCGATATTGTTTGACTTGCTGGACCGCTACACCCAACACCTGTTGGCCTTGGTAGGAGAGACCGAGGCGCGCGCACAGCGGCGTAACCTGTCAGAGACTGAGGCCTTGCACGAGTTGATTCGGGTGTTCTTGACCGAATACGAAAACTCAGCCACACGCCATACCTCGCTGTTGGCCGACACCAAGTTTTTAAGCCCCACGCAGTTTGACCATATACGCAAACGCCAGCGCGATGTTGTGGCTGCGTTCACCCGCTTTTTAAAGCGGGCCTACCCCAAGCGTGTGACCAAAGCCAATGAGACGGCCTTGACCATGATGCTGTTTGGCATGATCAACTGGACGTTTACCTGGCTGCGTCCAGGTGGCCCGTTGAGCTACGCCAACTTTGCCGAAGAGGTCGTGCGCATGATTGAAGGCGGCTTGGGCGAGGCGAAACACACGTCTGCTTGA
- a CDS encoding 5-formyltetrahydrofolate cyclo-ligase — translation MNTNQDGSSKKVTLTSNLEKAQWRKHLVQARQDMLDHEERSLWLQRVLRVWLVERTDTVIGAYWPIKGEFDVLPALFRWQEAGREADAVDAIVSRRIGLPVINREDKTLTFRAWHPGCPMEEDAYGIPKPKDTEVVTPTLLFVPCVGYGPGGYRLGYGGGFYDRTLAQLQPKPFTVGLGFTNAFLPELTPEPHDLPLDAILNDNGVVWPTVMPGMSRD, via the coding sequence ATGAATACAAACCAAGATGGGTCGTCTAAAAAAGTCACGCTTACTTCCAATTTAGAAAAAGCGCAGTGGCGCAAGCATTTGGTGCAAGCGCGTCAAGACATGCTAGACCACGAAGAGCGCTCATTGTGGCTTCAGCGTGTGCTGCGCGTGTGGCTGGTGGAGCGAACTGATACGGTGATTGGGGCATATTGGCCCATCAAAGGTGAATTTGACGTGTTGCCAGCCTTGTTTCGCTGGCAAGAGGCGGGGCGAGAGGCCGATGCGGTGGACGCCATTGTGAGCCGACGCATTGGTTTGCCCGTGATCAACCGCGAAGACAAAACGTTGACCTTCAGGGCGTGGCACCCGGGCTGCCCCATGGAGGAGGACGCCTATGGCATTCCCAAGCCCAAAGACACAGAGGTGGTGACACCTACGCTGTTGTTTGTGCCCTGCGTAGGCTATGGGCCTGGCGGCTACCGCTTGGGCTACGGCGGTGGTTTTTACGACCGCACGCTGGCGCAATTGCAGCCCAAGCCTTTTACGGTTGGGCTGGGCTTTACCAATGCGTTTTTGCCGGAGCTGACGCCTGAGCCGCATGACTTGCCGTTAGACGCCATTTTGAATGACAACGGCGTGGTGTGGCCTACCGTCATGCCCGGTATGAGCCGGGACTAA
- a CDS encoding lytic transglycosylase domain-containing protein, which produces MFLRNVLSSMRTPRRYWLAAACGLLGAPLATLAAPAKAVDGANVLMDMRTAYYRNQSSALQDMLPTIKGHPLEPLAAYWTLKSRLEEATPTEVSDFYKAWPDSYYEDRLRNDWMLLLGKRQEWAALLEAHRHFRMNDDRDISCYVWQAQLATGQAAASGVAPALTPKALVSMWHQQTGSDQACLSAVEQLLRLGLVSSDVAWTRARDAAMWADKAAFVDAVALVEPNARLQATQLYNDPKAFLSARAAQPKSLNGNWLSAALIRLTMRDLDHLRDVLPFWLPYLNVYQQTWVNATVATREAMRLEPTANATFANTRNDLLSDRQLAWKVRAALRAADWPRVLQTIQAMPLTLAQQPVWLYWQARALSNTNAAHATHANALLQQIASPDDFYGQLAMLALGQTVTSKPSDISPSRADYQSVANNPSLRRAIVAFELGLHTEAAREWNYAVALHEPGGMPDGQLLASAEWACKLSIWDRCINTATRMHHRAASRLLYPMPFQKAVVKQSNSKGLDPAVVFGLVRQESRFVTNARSGVGASGLMQIMPATAKWTAKKIGLKGFSTRQLNDQVINLTLGTSYLKLLLDDFEASLPMAAAAYNAGPHRPRRWRGTDPDSPTLEAAIWIENIPFSETRGYVQHVLANTVNYAARITNKPQSIAQHLPAIAPPSSDAPANDESLP; this is translated from the coding sequence ATGTTTTTACGAAATGTCTTGTCATCAATGCGCACACCCAGGCGCTACTGGCTAGCCGCTGCTTGCGGCTTGCTGGGTGCGCCTCTTGCAACACTGGCCGCGCCGGCCAAAGCCGTCGACGGTGCAAACGTATTGATGGACATGCGCACTGCCTACTACCGCAACCAAAGTAGTGCACTGCAAGACATGTTACCCACAATTAAGGGCCACCCCCTGGAGCCACTGGCCGCCTACTGGACGCTCAAATCACGCCTGGAAGAAGCCACCCCAACAGAGGTAAGCGATTTTTACAAGGCGTGGCCAGACAGCTACTACGAAGACCGCCTGCGAAACGACTGGATGTTGCTGCTGGGCAAACGCCAGGAATGGGCCGCGCTCTTGGAAGCGCATCGCCACTTCCGCATGAACGATGACCGCGACATCTCTTGCTACGTCTGGCAAGCCCAGCTGGCTACAGGCCAGGCAGCTGCGTCAGGCGTAGCCCCAGCGCTCACGCCAAAGGCCCTGGTGTCCATGTGGCACCAACAAACAGGAAGCGACCAGGCTTGCCTAAGCGCGGTTGAACAGCTGCTGCGCTTGGGCCTGGTGTCGTCAGACGTCGCGTGGACGCGGGCACGAGACGCAGCCATGTGGGCAGACAAGGCTGCTTTTGTAGATGCTGTTGCACTGGTTGAGCCCAACGCCCGCTTGCAAGCCACACAGCTGTACAACGACCCCAAAGCGTTTTTAAGCGCACGCGCTGCACAGCCCAAGTCACTGAACGGCAACTGGCTAAGCGCCGCCTTGATACGCCTAACCATGCGCGACCTGGACCACTTGCGCGACGTGCTGCCGTTTTGGCTGCCCTACCTCAACGTGTACCAGCAAACATGGGTTAACGCCACTGTAGCCACGCGCGAAGCCATGCGCCTGGAGCCCACCGCCAACGCCACTTTTGCCAACACCCGCAACGACCTGCTCAGCGACAGGCAACTGGCCTGGAAAGTTCGCGCCGCTTTGCGTGCAGCAGACTGGCCACGCGTGCTGCAAACCATTCAGGCCATGCCACTGACATTGGCACAACAGCCTGTGTGGCTTTACTGGCAGGCCCGCGCACTGTCCAACACCAACGCGGCCCATGCAACGCATGCCAACGCCTTGTTGCAGCAAATCGCCTCACCAGATGACTTTTACGGCCAGCTGGCCATGCTGGCACTGGGGCAAACGGTCACAAGCAAACCGTCTGACATATCGCCAAGCCGCGCAGACTATCAATCGGTGGCCAACAACCCCAGCCTGCGCCGCGCGATTGTGGCTTTTGAGTTGGGCCTGCACACTGAAGCAGCGCGTGAGTGGAACTATGCCGTGGCCTTGCACGAGCCAGGCGGCATGCCAGACGGCCAATTACTGGCCAGCGCCGAGTGGGCCTGCAAACTATCCATATGGGACAGATGCATCAACACCGCAACACGCATGCACCACCGCGCAGCCTCACGCTTGCTGTACCCCATGCCGTTTCAAAAGGCTGTTGTCAAACAGTCCAACAGCAAAGGCCTGGACCCTGCCGTGGTGTTTGGCCTGGTGCGACAAGAAAGCCGCTTTGTAACAAACGCCCGCTCTGGCGTGGGTGCCAGTGGTCTCATGCAAATCATGCCCGCCACTGCCAAATGGACCGCTAAAAAAATTGGGCTCAAAGGCTTTAGCACACGCCAGCTCAACGACCAGGTGATCAACTTGACGCTTGGCACCAGTTACCTCAAGCTGTTGCTTGACGACTTTGAGGCCTCATTGCCCATGGCCGCAGCCGCCTACAACGCTGGCCCGCATCGCCCCAGACGCTGGCGCGGCACAGACCCCGACAGCCCCACGCTAGAGGCCGCGATCTGGATAGAAAACATTCCGTTTAGTGAAACGCGGGGTTATGTGCAACACGTACTGGCCAACACGGTCAACTACGCCGCGCGCATTACCAACAAGCCGCAAAGCATTGCCCAACACCTGCCAGCCATTGCCCCACCAAGCAGCGACGCACCAGCCAATGACGAATCCTTGCCTTAA
- a CDS encoding complex I NDUFA9 subunit family protein → MKRVVVLGGTGFIGQSLCEQLARAGIKATVPTRSPQAGKRLAHLPTVTVVQTDVHQPDALTQLLAGHDAVVNLVAILHGSPAQFERTHVQLADTLAKACLAANVLRVVHVSALGASADAPSEYQRSKAAGEATLLQHPQLHTTVLRPSVVFGAQDAFLNLFAALVRLTPVLPLAGADTRFAPVWVADVASAIVQSLRTPQSVGQVVDCVGPDVFKLRELVKLCARWQNRWVGVLGLPQALGMVQATMLEFAPGPTLMSRDNVRSMQVDNIANANAHTWRLERLGIQPASLLAIGPTYIRPSRQTPQTQKKPR, encoded by the coding sequence ATGAAGCGCGTTGTTGTACTGGGTGGAACTGGGTTTATTGGCCAAAGCTTGTGTGAGCAACTGGCCAGAGCTGGCATCAAGGCAACCGTGCCAACCCGCAGCCCTCAAGCCGGCAAGCGCCTGGCCCATTTGCCCACTGTCACAGTGGTGCAAACAGACGTACACCAACCCGACGCGCTTACCCAATTGCTGGCAGGTCACGATGCCGTGGTGAATTTGGTGGCCATTTTGCATGGCAGCCCAGCGCAGTTTGAACGCACACACGTGCAGCTGGCAGACACCCTGGCCAAGGCCTGTCTGGCCGCCAACGTGCTGCGCGTGGTACACGTCAGCGCCTTGGGTGCCAGTGCTGATGCGCCGTCCGAGTACCAGCGCTCAAAAGCCGCAGGCGAGGCAACGCTGCTGCAACACCCGCAACTGCACACCACCGTGCTGCGCCCAAGCGTGGTGTTTGGCGCACAAGACGCATTTTTAAACCTGTTTGCCGCATTGGTGCGACTCACGCCTGTGCTGCCGCTGGCAGGCGCCGACACCCGCTTTGCCCCAGTGTGGGTGGCAGATGTTGCCAGCGCCATTGTGCAGTCCTTGCGCACACCCCAAAGCGTGGGCCAGGTGGTTGACTGTGTGGGCCCAGACGTCTTCAAGCTGCGCGAACTGGTAAAACTGTGCGCGCGCTGGCAAAACCGGTGGGTGGGTGTGTTGGGCCTGCCGCAAGCACTGGGCATGGTGCAAGCCACCATGCTGGAGTTCGCACCCGGCCCAACCCTCATGAGCCGCGACAACGTGCGCTCTATGCAGGTAGACAACATCGCCAACGCCAACGCCCATACATGGCGCCTCGAGCGCCTAGGCATACAACCGGCCAGCTTGCTGGCGATTGGCCCAACCTACATACGCCCAAGCCGCCAAACACCACAAACACAAAAAAAGCCCCGCTAA
- a CDS encoding multifunctional CCA addition/repair protein: MEVYVVGGAVRDTLLGDGAACDLDWVVVGATPQYMTTLGFVPVGSDFPVFLHPQTGQEFALARTERKTAKGYQGFSFYAAPDVTLAQDLARRDLTVNAMAMAAPSNHLGDAGAWRHWQPAPDTALIDPFNGLADLRAGVLRHVSEAFAEDPVRILRLARFAARWPAFTVHSQTNALMRSMVDAGEVNALVAERVWQELSKGLMASKPSRMFDVLRGCGALQTLLPELDRLWGVPQRADFHPEIDTGVHAMMVMDMSAQLGADLATRFACLCHDLGKGTTPADVLPRHTGHEMRSVHLLNSVAQRFKVPKACKELADVVAKEHGHIHRCKDLSGPALIRLLERCDAFRRPERFASVLLACECDARGRLGLSEQPYAQADWLKQLHAAASSIDTQAIAQQAAQAPEFAKHKGEWIAQQITAAREAAIKPLLPAPTPQ, from the coding sequence ATTGAAGTGTATGTAGTAGGCGGCGCGGTACGCGACACCTTGTTGGGCGACGGCGCAGCCTGCGACCTTGACTGGGTGGTAGTCGGTGCCACGCCGCAGTACATGACCACGCTTGGCTTTGTACCTGTGGGCAGCGACTTTCCGGTGTTTTTGCATCCACAAACAGGGCAAGAGTTTGCCCTGGCCAGAACCGAGCGCAAAACCGCCAAGGGCTATCAGGGCTTTAGCTTTTACGCCGCACCTGATGTCACCCTTGCACAAGACTTGGCCAGACGAGACCTCACCGTCAACGCCATGGCCATGGCCGCACCCAGCAACCACCTGGGCGATGCGGGTGCTTGGCGTCACTGGCAACCTGCACCAGACACTGCATTGATTGACCCGTTTAATGGCTTGGCAGACTTGCGCGCTGGTGTGCTTCGCCACGTCAGCGAAGCCTTTGCTGAAGACCCCGTGCGCATTTTGCGCCTGGCCAGATTTGCCGCACGTTGGCCTGCGTTTACCGTGCACAGCCAGACCAACGCTTTAATGCGCAGCATGGTGGACGCTGGCGAAGTAAACGCGCTGGTGGCAGAGCGCGTGTGGCAAGAGCTGTCAAAAGGTCTGATGGCGAGCAAGCCCTCGCGCATGTTTGATGTATTGCGCGGCTGCGGCGCCCTGCAAACCCTGCTGCCTGAGCTAGACCGCTTGTGGGGCGTGCCCCAACGCGCCGACTTCCACCCGGAAATAGACACCGGTGTGCATGCCATGATGGTGATGGACATGAGCGCGCAGCTTGGCGCCGACCTTGCCACGCGCTTTGCCTGCCTGTGCCACGACTTGGGTAAAGGCACCACACCTGCCGATGTGTTGCCACGCCACACAGGCCACGAAATGCGCAGCGTGCACCTGCTCAACAGTGTGGCGCAACGCTTTAAGGTACCCAAAGCCTGCAAAGAGCTGGCCGACGTTGTAGCCAAAGAACACGGCCACATTCACCGCTGTAAAGATTTGTCTGGCCCGGCACTGATTCGCTTGCTTGAGCGCTGCGACGCGTTTCGCAGACCTGAGCGATTTGCATCCGTGTTACTGGCCTGCGAATGCGATGCCCGCGGACGCTTGGGCTTGTCTGAGCAACCCTACGCGCAAGCCGATTGGCTCAAACAACTGCACGCGGCAGCCAGCAGCATAGACACACAAGCCATCGCTCAACAAGCAGCCCAGGCACCTGAGTTTGCCAAGCACAAAGGTGAGTGGATTGCACAACAAATCACCGCGGCACGCGAGGCTGCCATCAAGCCATTGCTGCCGGCGCCTACTCCCCAATAA
- a CDS encoding YadA C-terminal domain-containing protein yields the protein MTYFTATNKPTGAPANAIGVMRETVNGVTKYKYITGTRLSGVGDAVNAYDALNKGQLDSVDQRLSQGIADNSKRIDGNTQGIANVAAMASMPALPALPASADSGFTAGLGAYSGKNALAIGFQHRLSANTTFKAAAATGSNGKATVGVGFSYSWGGSNRSTPAQGQQVVALQDQLSMQEARMAAQDAENAKLKQQMAALMAQVAQLASK from the coding sequence ATGACCTACTTCACAGCAACCAACAAGCCAACAGGCGCGCCAGCCAATGCCATTGGTGTGATGCGTGAAACCGTCAACGGCGTGACAAAGTACAAATACATCACAGGCACCCGCCTAAGTGGTGTGGGCGACGCCGTGAATGCTTACGACGCCTTGAACAAAGGCCAGCTGGACAGCGTAGACCAGCGCCTAAGCCAAGGCATAGCCGACAACAGCAAGCGCATTGACGGCAACACACAAGGCATTGCCAATGTGGCAGCCATGGCCAGCATGCCAGCATTGCCAGCATTGCCAGCAAGCGCGGACAGTGGCTTTACGGCAGGCTTGGGAGCCTACAGCGGCAAGAACGCATTGGCCATTGGCTTTCAGCACAGGCTCAGTGCCAATACCACCTTCAAGGCGGCAGCGGCCACTGGCAGCAATGGCAAGGCCACAGTGGGCGTAGGTTTCAGCTACTCATGGGGCGGCTCTAACCGAAGCACACCAGCCCAAGGCCAGCAAGTGGTGGCGTTGCAGGATCAGCTCAGCATGCAAGAAGCGCGCATGGCGGCACAAGACGCAGAGAATGCCAAGCTCAAGCAGCAAATGGCAGCCCTCATGGCCCAGGTGGCCCAACTGGCCAGCAAGTAA